A window of Amycolatopsis australiensis contains these coding sequences:
- a CDS encoding barstar family protein yields MSASEQAKAAAEQAFARGAYPHLVNSRPTVDKASTLSAFADALSFPDYFGHNLDALYDCLTDLSWLPPGEHVLIWPGSEALRKAEPKTYLAIRSVLSDAQRALGPSGRSAGSWRLTVVLPDA; encoded by the coding sequence ATGAGCGCCTCGGAGCAGGCGAAGGCCGCCGCGGAACAGGCCTTCGCCAGGGGCGCGTACCCGCACCTGGTCAACTCGCGCCCGACCGTCGACAAGGCGAGCACGCTCAGCGCGTTCGCCGACGCACTGTCCTTTCCGGACTACTTCGGGCACAACCTCGACGCGCTGTACGACTGCCTGACCGACCTTTCGTGGCTGCCGCCGGGGGAGCACGTGCTGATCTGGCCGGGCTCGGAGGCGCTGCGCAAGGCCGAACCGAAGACGTACCTCGCGATCCGCAGCGTGCTGTCGGACGCGCAGCGCGCGCTGGGGCCGAGCGGCCGCAGCGCCGGCTCGTGGCGGCTCACGGTCGTGCTGCCGGACGCCTGA
- a CDS encoding Lrp/AsnC ligand binding domain-containing protein codes for MGRSSRHRSPLAGAGETLASHPETSFAVATTGTTNLTAMVNCRDGRDLYRYLTGRVAGLPGVQSLESAPVIRTVKRAGTPLRRPAARP; via the coding sequence TTGGGGCGCTCAAGCCGGCACCGGAGTCCCCTGGCCGGAGCCGGCGAAACGCTGGCGAGCCACCCGGAGACGTCGTTCGCCGTCGCCACCACGGGCACCACGAACCTCACGGCGATGGTGAACTGCCGCGACGGCCGCGACCTCTACCGGTACCTCACCGGCCGCGTCGCCGGGCTCCCCGGCGTGCAGAGCCTCGAAAGCGCTCCGGTGATCCGCACGGTCAAGCGCGCGGGGACGCCGCTCAGGCGTCCGGCAGCACGACCGTGA